The following are encoded together in the Deltaproteobacteria bacterium genome:
- a CDS encoding superoxide dismutase: protein MAHQPKKFDLKNLDSISDNQISQHRDILYVGYVNKLNEIEQRLKTVDKSKANQIFSDFRALKADESFALNGVVLHELYFENLGGKGTKPTGELSDLISQEFGLFEKWQEDFKACGMAARGWVLLGYCEYDGKIHNYCLDAHNGLVPCCVKPILVMDVYEHAYVIDYGVKRPLYIEAFMKNIDWNVCEKRLESLKK from the coding sequence ATGGCACACCAACCAAAAAAATTTGATTTAAAAAACCTTGACAGTATATCAGATAATCAAATTTCTCAGCACAGAGATATACTTTATGTTGGGTATGTAAATAAACTGAATGAGATTGAGCAAAGGCTTAAGACTGTGGATAAGAGCAAGGCAAATCAGATATTCAGTGATTTTAGGGCATTAAAGGCAGATGAGTCTTTTGCACTGAACGGTGTGGTTCTCCATGAATTATATTTTGAAAACCTCGGCGGTAAAGGGACCAAACCCACAGGTGAACTATCTGACCTTATATCTCAGGAATTCGGCTTATTTGAAAAGTGGCAGGAAGACTTCAAGGCATGCGGCATGGCTGCAAGAGGATGGGTGCTACTGGGTTATTGTGAGTACGATGGGAAGATTCATAACTACTGCCTTGATGCACATAACGGATTAGTCCCATGCTGTGTTAAACCAATTCTTGTGATGGATGTGTATGAGCATGCTTATGTAATAGACTACGGTGTAAAAAGGCCGCTGTATATTGAGGCATTTATGAAGAACATAGACTGGAATGTCTGCGAAAAGAGGCTTGAATCATTAAAAAAATAA